In Legionella sp. PATHC035, a genomic segment contains:
- the tssK gene encoding type VI secretion system baseplate subunit TssK, with protein MIWNTPIDWEHGLFLQPQHFQYTELNQHYIHSQFLRYITPFFWGFSELEINDKAFKSGIFDIEKMSFFLPSGEFVEIDVNAKFLPRSFKSDWPANANSLKVYIGVKELSKNVANVTTIESLENLNSVGTRYISYSAGDELPDYYHQGAQAHLRSLFYVVKLFWEFEIENTHNYSIIQVAELRRTNDEIYYAPDFYPSCVSINAHKNLIALLNRIQNDLVKTTSKLEQFKQPLDTYSTHIDNSNFARLFSLRSLLRNVAVMDHLLNAKTVHPWEVYGLLQQLISELSFYSTEINFFEGGSGTITAMPVYDHSDLSKSYKLIEALVTKLLTIITADPDRIRRMVKEKNHYYADLGNSFIRKDRSYFLVIYAQEDQEEIAEMIKDFGKLCVYSEIENYIDFALPGAPISRLLSAPEGIPKGANCLYYHIDHKSVMWSKIEMERKVAFYLGKTPVDIVIDIVAVGG; from the coding sequence ATGATTTGGAATACGCCGATTGATTGGGAACATGGACTTTTTTTACAACCGCAACACTTTCAATATACTGAACTCAATCAGCATTATATTCATTCGCAATTTTTACGCTACATAACCCCATTTTTTTGGGGATTTTCCGAGTTGGAAATCAATGACAAGGCATTTAAAAGCGGCATTTTCGATATAGAAAAAATGTCATTTTTTTTACCCAGTGGGGAGTTTGTTGAGATTGATGTCAATGCCAAATTTTTACCCCGATCATTTAAATCAGATTGGCCAGCAAACGCCAATTCGCTGAAAGTATACATTGGTGTTAAGGAACTCTCGAAAAATGTAGCTAATGTAACCACAATCGAAAGTTTGGAAAACTTAAATAGTGTGGGTACTCGTTATATTAGTTACAGTGCAGGAGATGAACTCCCCGATTACTACCACCAGGGTGCACAAGCTCATCTACGATCATTATTTTATGTAGTCAAATTATTTTGGGAGTTCGAAATTGAAAATACGCATAACTACTCCATTATCCAGGTGGCAGAGTTACGACGTACCAACGATGAAATTTATTATGCTCCTGATTTTTATCCTTCTTGTGTCAGCATTAATGCGCACAAAAATTTAATTGCACTGCTCAACCGAATTCAGAATGATTTAGTAAAAACAACGAGCAAATTAGAACAATTTAAACAGCCGCTTGATACGTACAGCACCCATATTGACAACAGCAACTTTGCGCGATTGTTTTCACTCCGTTCATTATTACGAAATGTTGCCGTAATGGATCATTTGCTCAATGCCAAAACCGTTCATCCTTGGGAAGTTTATGGTCTTTTACAACAGCTAATCAGTGAATTAAGCTTTTATTCAACAGAAATTAATTTTTTTGAAGGCGGCAGTGGAACTATCACCGCAATGCCTGTTTATGATCACAGTGATCTGAGTAAAAGTTATAAACTCATCGAGGCGTTAGTTACCAAGTTGTTAACCATTATTACCGCCGATCCGGATCGCATTCGTCGAATGGTTAAAGAGAAAAATCATTATTATGCCGATCTTGGCAACAGTTTTATCCGAAAGGATAGAAGTTACTTCCTAGTGATTTATGCTCAGGAGGATCAAGAAGAAATTGCGGAGATGATTAAAGATTTTGGTAAGTTATGTGTTTATTCAGAAATTGAAAATTACATCGATTTTGCATTACCCGGAGCACCTATCTCCAGACTTCTCTCGGCTCCTGAAGGAATACCCAAAGGGGCAAACTGTCTTTATTATCATATTGACCATAAATCCGTAATGTGGTCCAAAATTGAGATGGAAAGAAAA
- a CDS encoding type VI secretion lipoprotein TssJ yields the protein MLRIIFCFLIFIIGGCTTGGKEKEPQLASSYQDNAILIRAVASKDLNEYDHKKHTLKFSVVQIEKLEDVQNQIVTAEGISQLLDADTEADNITQTNKKVHIRTFFIAPGMTQTFTIARMAETKKVLVVAGYYNLTPAGVVRIYEVPVFNKWNPLTFWKKTKQMGRLGIYLEFGSQAINYTESSSRKTVITKTKNRVSLKKYWDK from the coding sequence ATGCTAAGAATAATATTTTGCTTCTTAATCTTCATTATAGGTGGCTGCACAACGGGTGGGAAAGAAAAAGAGCCCCAGTTAGCCAGCAGCTATCAAGATAATGCTATTCTTATTCGTGCTGTAGCCAGCAAAGACTTAAATGAATATGATCATAAAAAACATACTTTAAAATTCAGTGTAGTCCAGATTGAAAAATTAGAAGATGTGCAAAACCAAATAGTTACTGCCGAAGGAATTAGTCAATTACTTGATGCGGATACGGAAGCGGACAACATCACCCAAACGAACAAGAAAGTACACATTCGCACTTTTTTTATTGCACCTGGAATGACCCAAACCTTTACCATTGCACGTATGGCTGAGACCAAAAAAGTTCTCGTTGTCGCCGGATATTACAATTTAACCCCTGCCGGGGTAGTTCGTATCTATGAAGTCCCCGTCTTTAATAAATGGAATCCGCTTACTTTTTGGAAAAAAACAAAACAGATGGGACGACTTGGGATTTATCTAGAATTTGGCTCTCAAGCGATTAACTACACTGAAAGCTCTTCAAGAAAGACCGTAATCACGAAAACAAAGAATCGTGTGTCCTTAAAAAAATATTGGGATAAATAA
- a CDS encoding outer membrane beta-barrel protein has product MLRKIDGLLLMVSCVTGMLSPVAFAKAPSVKKHAVWKDQAEKSINWHSLNWRAVLTLSGAAAFGDRVGTSEFIPIADPLEDEFFDYAPHSSDQSKFLFGVFMGAEYLLNPSWNLQSGFSYYQPASFHVNGTVTQGLDELSVDSFPYEYDIQVRQVLFENKLLYNLPFQPVVLHPYVSGGIGVGINSFQDFEVTITPPFTTFSNQFSDETLTNFSYRVGAGIDVDVNNWVRVGVGYRFADFGKVKSGNASIDQVPTFNTISQSHFYTNEVMGQLTFIM; this is encoded by the coding sequence TTGTTAAGAAAAATAGATGGACTTTTGCTAATGGTTTCCTGTGTCACCGGCATGCTGTCTCCAGTGGCTTTTGCTAAGGCCCCCTCAGTAAAAAAGCATGCTGTATGGAAAGACCAGGCTGAGAAATCAATCAATTGGCACTCTCTGAATTGGCGGGCCGTTTTAACTCTTTCAGGAGCTGCAGCTTTCGGTGACAGGGTAGGGACTTCAGAATTTATTCCAATTGCCGATCCGCTTGAAGACGAGTTTTTCGATTACGCACCGCATAGTTCAGATCAATCCAAATTTTTATTCGGTGTCTTCATGGGGGCAGAATATTTATTAAATCCTTCTTGGAATTTGCAATCAGGGTTTAGTTATTATCAACCTGCATCGTTCCATGTTAACGGTACAGTCACCCAAGGTTTGGATGAGCTATCCGTTGATTCATTTCCCTATGAGTACGATATTCAGGTTCGACAAGTTTTGTTTGAAAACAAACTCTTGTACAACTTGCCGTTTCAACCAGTAGTGCTGCATCCCTATGTTTCCGGAGGGATAGGTGTGGGCATAAATTCATTTCAGGACTTTGAAGTGACGATTACTCCACCATTCACCACCTTTAGTAATCAATTTAGCGATGAGACTCTTACTAACTTTTCGTATCGGGTTGGTGCTGGTATTGACGTTGACGTGAATAACTGGGTCCGAGTGGGTGTGGGTTATCGATTTGCAGACTTTGGTAAAGTAAAGTCAGGAAATGCTTCCATAGATCAGGTCCCTACATTTAACACAATATCACAATCCCATTTCTATACGAATGAAGTGATGGGGCAATTAACCTTTATCATGTAA